GCCCGGGTGAGCGCGACGTAGAAGAGGCGGCGCCGCTCGGCCTCGCGCTCGTCCTCGGCGATCGCGGCGTGATCGGGGTGGCCGTGCTTTCCGAGGAAGTCTCCGGGGAGCTCGGCCCACCGCTCGATCCGGCCCTGTGCGTTCCTCTGGTGGAAGACCTGCACGCTGCCGGCCCGGGCCTTCTTGCTCGGCGTGGAGCTCGAGAAGGGGGCGAAGCCCAGGAGGACGACCGGCGCCTCGAGCCCCTTGGCCTTGTGGAGGGTGAGGATCTTCACTGCGTCGCGCTCGGTCTCGAGGCGGCGCACGTCCGCGTCGTCGACGTCGCCGCCGGCGTCCTCGGCGGCGCGCAGGGTGCGGGCGAGCTCGCCGATGGAGAGGGGCGCCTTCCGGGCCTCCTCGAGGAGCTGCTCGGAGAGGTGGAGGTAGTTGGTGAGCGCCCGCTCGTCGCCGGCCAGGGCCAGGCGCCGGCCGAGCCCGCTCTCGACCAGGATCGCCTCGAAGAGGGCCTCGAAGCGTCGCTCGGCGGCGAGCTCGCACCAGTGATCGATGCGAGCGTGGAAGGGGTGGGTCGGCGGGAGCTCGCGGGCGGCCTCGATGGAGGCCAGGGGCAGCTCGAAGAAGGGGGTGAGCCAGAGGCGGGCCCGGGCCGAGGGGTCGCGGGGCGAGGCCAGGGAAGCGAGCAGGAGACGCAGGTGGCCGGCCTCGGCGCTCTTGCCCAGTCCCTCCTGCTTGAAGAAGGCGTGGGGGATGCCCGCGGCGGCCAGGGCCTCGCCCATGTCGGCGCTCTCGTAGCGGTCGAGGCAGAGCACCATGCAGTCGCTCGGGCGCAGCCGCCGGGGCTCGGCGTCACCGCTGCGGTAGCGCAGCTCGCAGTCGGGGTGGAGGAGCCGGGTGAGCTCGTCGACCACCCCCTGCTGAACCAGCCTCAGGGTGGTGCCCTTGTTCTTCTTCCAGGCCTCGCGGTGGTCGGGGGCCGAGAGGAGGACGACCGGGGGGGCGTCGCTTCCGTCGGCGAGCAGGAGGGCGTCGTCGGGGCGGCCCACCTTTAGCGGGGGGGCCTCGAGCGCCATGGGCTCGAAGAAGGCCTCCTCGAAGAGCGGGCCGAGGACCTCGAGGAGGGAGGCGGTCGAGCGGTAGGAGGTGTCGAGGACCAGCGGGGCGTTGCCGGCGGCTTCGATCTCGTCCCGGGCCTGGCGATAGACGGGCAGGTCTCCGCCCCGGAAGCTGTAGATGGCCTGCTTGGGATCGCCGACGACCACGATCCGGTGCCCGGGGCTCTGGCCGAAGAGGCGGTCGAAGATGCTCCACTGCAGCTCGTCGGTGTCCTGGAACTCGTCGATGAGCACCCAGGAGAAGCGGCCCCTCACCTGCGCCGCGAGGTCGTCTCCCGAATCGCTCCGCAGGGCCGCGTCGAGGCGGACGAGCATGTCGTCGTAGTCGAGCAGGCCCCGGGCGAGCTTGCGGGCGCTGGCGATGGCCTGCACCTCGGGGAAGAAGCGGCCGGTGAGGTAGACGGCGGGCAGCGGCGCGTGGCGGAGGAGCGTGAAGAAGATCTCCGAGAGCCGGGCGCCCATCGGGTGTCCGAGGACCCGGGGATCCTGGAAGGCCTTCGTCAGGATCTCCAGCCGCGACTGAGAGCCACCGTCAGCGTCGTTGCACCAGTCCAGCCAGGCGGTCGACCGCAGGGCCTTCTCGTCGGTGTCGAGGCTGCGGACCAGTTCGCCCAGCCCGGTGAGGCCGGTGCGGATCAGGCCCTGCGCCTTGGCCCTGGGGCCGGGCACGCCCTTGGCCTCGAGCCAGGCCTCGATCTCGGCCGCGGTGGGGTAGTCGTCCACTGCAGCCTGGAGCGCCGCGAGGTCCCAGGTCGGCACCAGCCGGTCGCACTCGCCCTGCACGGCGTCGTGGAGCCGGGCCAGGGCCTCGAAGCCGTGCTGGTTCACGAAGGCGCGCAGGGCGAGCCCGGTGGGGTCGTCACCGTCGATTCGCTCGCGCATCAGCTCGCGCAGCACCTCGCGGGAGACCACGTGCGGCCGCACCAGGCTCTGGTCGAGAAGGAGCCGGGCCGGGAGGGCTCCGTCGCCGAGGGTCTCCTGGCAGAAGGCGTGGATGGTCCGGATGCAGGCCCGGTCGTAGGCGCGCAGCGCTCGCTCGACCATGCGCCGGGCCCGTCCGGCCCGATCGCCCTCGGCGTCGCCCAGGAGTCGCCGGGCCTCGAGCAGGCGCTGGCGCAGGCGGGTGACCAGCTCGAGCTTGGCCTTCTCGGTGTAGGTGACCACCAGCACCTTCTCGATGGGGACCTCGTCCTCGATGATCAGGCGCAGGAGGAGGTGCTCGAGGGTGTAGGTCTTGCCGGTGCCGGCGGAGGCCTCGATGCAGACCGGGCCGCGCGCCGGGAGCTTCGCCAGCAGGGCGGGCCAGGTGAGGGGCAGCGC
Above is a genomic segment from Deltaproteobacteria bacterium containing:
- a CDS encoding UvrD-helicase domain-containing protein; protein product: MSGALPLTWPALLAKLPARGPVCIEASAGTGKTYTLEHLLLRLIIEDEVPIEKVLVVTYTEKAKLELVTRLRQRLLEARRLLGDAEGDRAGRARRMVERALRAYDRACIRTIHAFCQETLGDGALPARLLLDQSLVRPHVVSREVLRELMRERIDGDDPTGLALRAFVNQHGFEALARLHDAVQGECDRLVPTWDLAALQAAVDDYPTAAEIEAWLEAKGVPGPRAKAQGLIRTGLTGLGELVRSLDTDEKALRSTAWLDWCNDADGGSQSRLEILTKAFQDPRVLGHPMGARLSEIFFTLLRHAPLPAVYLTGRFFPEVQAIASARKLARGLLDYDDMLVRLDAALRSDSGDDLAAQVRGRFSWVLIDEFQDTDELQWSIFDRLFGQSPGHRIVVVGDPKQAIYSFRGGDLPVYRQARDEIEAAGNAPLVLDTSYRSTASLLEVLGPLFEEAFFEPMALEAPPLKVGRPDDALLLADGSDAPPVVLLSAPDHREAWKKNKGTTLRLVQQGVVDELTRLLHPDCELRYRSGDAEPRRLRPSDCMVLCLDRYESADMGEALAAAGIPHAFFKQEGLGKSAEAGHLRLLLASLASPRDPSARARLWLTPFFELPLASIEAARELPPTHPFHARIDHWCELAAERRFEALFEAILVESGLGRRLALAGDERALTNYLHLSEQLLEEARKAPLSIGELARTLRAAEDAGGDVDDADVRRLETERDAVKILTLHKAKGLEAPVVLLGFAPFSSSTPSKKARAGSVQVFHQRNAQGRIERWAELPGDFLGKHGHPDHAAIAEDEREAERRRLFYVALTRARARLILPAALPAEPGDFDSGSLPGKEKPLGFTVGYRAVNDRLVALRQLPGLASRFELRPMGRHDPADPVRPTPPSLATIAVTLPPDTGPAHQALRLARKAPIVTSFSRMSRGADGIAPPELVADALLLDSEDARPETAMDDAVLPGGVRTGLFLHALLEEASFEQVRAAPRLEDYAEAPGIRARALRLAEKHGLGAAAAERGLALTHSTLRRPLELGAVSLAEGLCAVPRYRPELAFVYPIPEASHHLLGVEADPGDDILPFRVERGFVTGFIDLVFEADGRVFFLDWKSNRLPGYGPEAVAENVAHHYALQARLYTLAVVRHFGIRDAADYQARFGGLAYLYLRGDPDGGLYFERPTWEELIVWERSLLSEARA